A stretch of DNA from Patescibacteria group bacterium:
CTTCCGGTATGGGATTTGGCCGCCAACGCTCCTTCCTGACTGCGGCCAACTTTCAAAACCACGATGGGCTTTGTCATTGAAAAGGCCCTAGCGGCGCTGATAAATTTTTTTGCCTCTTTTAAGGATTCCATATAGATAAGAATGCTGGAAGTGTTCGGATCTCGGCCAAAATAATCAATCAAATCGTGGAGGCCGATATCCAGCATCTCGCCTATTGAAACAAAACAACTAAAACCCACATTATTCTTAATTGACCAATCCAGGATAGAGGTGCACAAAGCGCCGCTTTGGGAGATAAAAGCAATGCGGCCGGGCAAAGCCGTTTGGCTCGCAAAACTCGCATTTAAATTTATCGAGGGTATTATAAAACCCAAACAATTTGGGCCGAGTATTTTTATATTAAATTTTCTCGCCGTCTCCAATATTCTCTCGCTCATGGCAGCGCCCTTTCTGCCAGTTTCAGAAAAGCCCGAAGAAATTATTATCGCGCTTCCAACTCCGGCCCGTCCGCAATCTTTAATTATTTCCAAAACGGTGCCGGCGGGCGTGGCGATTATGGCCAAATCAACCTTTTCCGGAATATCTTTGATTGATTTGCGGGCTTTGATATTTTTTATTTTTTTTCTTTTTATGCTTATCGGAAATATTTTTCCTTTGTATCCGCCGTCAACTAAATTGTCCATTAGGGCTTTGCCGACGCTCCCCTTTGAGTCGCTCGCTCCGACCACGGCAATTGTTTTTGGCTTAAATAATTTATCAAGATTTTTCATAGTTTATGTTCTCGCCTTATCAGGGGATTTAAAAAGTTTAATATTTTTTCCAAACCTTCAAATAAAGGAAATATTTTATGATTCTATACCAAGGCGCTTACATCGCCCAGCGGCAAACCCAATTCTTTGGCCCTGAGGACTCTTCTCATGATTTTTCCGCTTCTAGTCTTCGGCAATTTATCAACAAAAGCAATGTCTTTTATAACCGCCATCGGCCCTAGAGTCTTCCTCACCTGTTGCTTTAAATCTTGAACCAATAAATCTGATTGTTTTATGCCTTGTTTCAAAATTATAAAAGCTTTTATCACCTCACCCTTGACCTCGTCGGGCACGCCGATAACTCCCGCCTCCGCCACGGACCTGTGGGAGGCAAAAGCGCTCTCCACTTCGGCCGTGCCAATCCTGTGCCCGGCTATTTTTAGAACATCGTCTATCCGTCCCTGAACCCAAAAATATCCGTCTTTATCCCTGAAAGCCACATCGCCGGTAAAATACACGCCCTTAATCTGGCTCCAATATGTTTTTTTATACCTTTTGGGGTCGTTAAAAACGGTTCTGATCATGCTTGGCCATTGATTTTTTATCACCAAATACCCACCCTTGCCAACTGATACTTTTCGGCCATTCTTATCCAAAACATCCGCTATTATACCGGGAAAAGGTTTTCCAACGCTTCCGGCTTTTAAGGGAACGCTGGGCAGAGGAGTTATCATGTTCATACCCGTTTCCGTCTGCCACCAGGTATCCATAATCGGGCAGCGTTTTTTGCCAACATATTTATAATACCATTCCCAGGCCTCGGGATTTATCGGCTCTCCGACTGAACCCAAAATGCGCAAACTCGGCATCTTGTGTTGCCGCGGCCACTTAGCTCCATATTTCATCATTGCCCTTATTAAAGTCGGGGCGGTATATAAGACATTAACCCGATACTTTTCCACTATTTTCCAAATCCGATCCGGTTTAGGCATATCCGGAACGCCTTCATACATCAAAGTTGTTACGCCGGCCAATAACGGGCCATAAATTATATAACTATGCCCGGTAATCCATCCCGGATCCGCCGTGCACCAAAAAATTTCCTGGCCGTGCAAATCAAATACCCATTTTATAGTTCTAAGCACGCCCACCATATAACCGCCATGGGCATGGACCACCCCCTTGGGCTTGGAAGTTGTGCCCGAAGTGTAAAGAACAAAAACCGGATCTTCCGCCTCCATTTTTGCCGCTTTGGCAATCGGCGCCTGGCCCTTGATAAAATCATGGTACCAAATATCCCGCCTCTTATTAAATTTCACTTTTTTTCTATTATTCTTAACAACAATCACTTTTTTTATCGTCCGGCAACTTTTTACCGCTTCGCCAGCAATATCTTTCAAGTTAATCGCCTTTCCCCGCCTAAAACTGCCGTCAGCCGTAAATAATATTTTCGCCCTGGCGTCTTTTATCCTTTCCGCCAACGCCCCGGCCGAATAGCCGGCGTAAACCACGGAATGGACAGCGCCTATTTTCGCGCAAGCCAGCATAGCTATCGCGATTTCCGGAATATTCGGCATATAAACGGCTATCCGATCGCCTTTTTTGATCCCTGCCCCCCGCAAAGCATTAACTAATTTGTTTACCTCCTGATAAAGCTGCCAATAAGTATATTTTCTGGTGCGGCCGGTCTCATCCTCCCAAAGGATAGCTGTTTTATTTTTAATTTTAGTCTTTATGTGCCGATCAAGGGCATTATAAGCCAAATTGGTTTGACCTCCGACAAACCATTTAAAAAAAGGCGCTCCGCTAGCCACAAAAATTTTTTTCCAAGGCTTGAACCATTCCAGTTCTTTGGCGGCTTCTTCCCAGAATTTAAGAGGATTAGCCGAAGCTTTCTTGGAAATCTCCTTATAATCTTTAACAAGAGCATTCTTGATTATTTGCCTGGAAGGCCTGTATAATTTTTGGGAGATATTCAAAACATCAACCAGTTCCCTTTTATCAATTTTTTTGGGGTTCATAAAATTAATGGAAGTGATTATAAAATTCTGTTTTTTTCTGTTATTAATACTATTATACCAACAAAGAGCCAGACGAGCAAAGTCCAGTTAATATTTAAATAAGACAAAACCGCATCGGGCCAAGCCGATTCCAAAACAACAAAAACCGCCAAAGCGCCGGTTAGGGCATAAAACAATTCTTTAAAAATTAAATTAATATTCCTCATAAAGCCATTCGCACGCGCTATCCCGAGTACTCGGGATAGCGCGGCTTTTTCACGCTAGCGAAAAATAACATTGACAAGCAAAAAAATTTTTGGTAATTTCTATTTATATTTTACGCCAAAAAATCATAATGGGGGAAAATGGACACCAGGGAAGCTTTGCGCCTGCCAGGGACGATTCTTTTGAGAAATTTCACTGACCAAAAATCGGGAATCACGCTTGATGCCAACATGGCGCTGGAGACAATCGGTTTTAATGAAACCCACTATCAGTGCCTGATTTTCAATCGCAGAATAGTCTGGGTGCCGAAAAATATAACTAAAAAAGAATAACTTTCATTTTAAACAGAGGGGGAAAAATGGCAACTAACCAGACAACCGCCGGCAGAACGGCTAACCCTTTAAGGGATTTCACCGATCCGGAAACAAATATCACGGTTGAAAAGGGTGAAACCCTGCCCATTATCACCTTTGCGGCGGACAAGATCCAGTGTCTGGCTCAGGGTAAAGATGGGGAGTGTCCAATTTGGGTGCCGCGTTCAGCGGTGGAAATAAAAAAATGAAACTTATCGCAAAAAGCGATAAGAAAAGGCTAGTTCTGGCGACTGGCCTTTTTTATTAAAAAACTTCTTTCAACTTTTCCTTCAAATTTTTTCCTTCCAGTTCTATTTTTATTTCCTTTATTTGGATATTATCATTAATCTCATCATCGGCTCTAAGCCCCGGAACGGAAATAACAAAATTATTTTTATTCCATTTGCGGTAAGCATTGCTTAGGTCAAACTCGGCTTCTCCTATTTTCCAGCCGTCCTCTTCTTCCGGAATTTTATATTTGGCTAAAATATAATTTACACCAACCGGGTTAAGCAAAAAACTTTCATCAACTTTTTTGAAATTAGGATTGAATAAGCTTTCCGGATTAAAACTAAAAACCCCGTTACCGGCTAAAATTATATCGCCCCTGGCTATTCCTATTTCGCTGATTTCATTTTCAAGCACCTGGCTGAATTGTCGGTAAGTAGAGCTGATTTCTAATTCCTTATCCCCCGCCATAATTGTCTGTAAACTCCCCGGATTAATAGTTTGAGCATTGATCAGCCGGCTGTCAGTATAAAAGGGAATATCTTTATTGTTTTCGCTGGCCAGCCAAATTCTATTTAAAAAAGAAATTTTACTCTGGCTAGTCTCTATTTTTTGGGTCACGATATCGTCATTGGCGCGCAATTCCATCTTGTAAACTCCCTCTGGCAATCCGGCTTCAAAAAAATCAAGGCTTCTCGCTTCTCTTATCTCTCCCTTATCGGCTTTTATGCCATCATCGTCCAAATGCCGGCTGGCGATCAACCTGTCGCCGTAATACAAATTGATATCAATGGGATCGCTGTCTTTGTTCCGATTTAAATCCAGAAAAGTAAAAGTAAAATTCAAATCTTCATTTTTAAGATAAGCATAAAATTGGTACGGTCCGCGCAAAGAGTGGTTTATTTCCCGCTTGGCCTCGCTTGCTTCATAATCTTCAAGTAAATATTCTTTATTTAAATTATAATTATACAGGGCGATTTCCTCGGCCGGCGGCAAATCGGCTAAAAAATTATCCAAAGTATCATATTTCTTTTCTTTCTGTAAAAGTATCGTCTCATCTTCCTTGACCACATCCCAAACCAAAGCCAATTTATCAATAATTTTGTTTTCCACGGGTTGTAACTGATACCGCCATATAATTTCATCCATCAGCGCTCCAATCTCAATTAAGGGCCTCCCGCTCTCGTTTTTATATTTTAAAGTAAATTTAGCTTTATTGAATTTCCTCGGGGTGCGCAAAGAAAAATAAACCGGATCCCCAATTATTTTTTGGCTATTATCTTTATCTTCTTCCACTCTTTCCTTCGGCGTTAATTGGCCGATAAATTTATTTTCCCCGGCTAACTGGTAATTGCCCTTGGAAAAATCATAAACATAAGTGATTTTCCCAGTTGGCACGATCGCCATATACAAAAAGAAGACCGCGGCCGCCACTAGAAACAACCACAAAAATATCCTAAATTTTACAATCCAACTTGTTTTTTTCATAAACCAAACCCAGATATCATAAACTCTTGGGGGACTTGCGATATCCTATCTCCCGGCTTGCTAAAACCCCTGATTATTTATATAATTTAATTACGATTTGCTAACTTATATATAATTCATTTTACCTTATTTGAAACAAAAAATAAACCAATCCGCATAAACGGCCGAGCGATATTATCGTCTTTGTATTTTATATAAAGACGTGATATAAAAACGATTTTAATAAAATTTTTATAATGAAAAAAGAACTGTATGAAAAACAAAACTTTAATCATTGTTTTTTCTGCCTTTACGCTCGCGTTTACCGGCGCGGTGAACGCCGCTAACAGCGCTGACGGCAGTCAAAACCAAGCAGGGCAACAGACGCAAACCGCTAATCAAGGGGAAAACATCCAAATCCAGGTCCAACAGCAAACACAAACCCAGGAACAATTGCGGGATGAAAGCGGAGCGGACAGCCAAGCCCAAACCCAAAACCAAGTAAGAAATGAGGGTGAAACAAATCAGGCCCAAAGCCAAGAGCGGGAAGCGGTTCAAATGAAGGGCGCGGACGGTCCGCAAATGGCCGAACAAAGAAGAAGTATGGTCGCTAACGCGGTGCAGGAAATGCTCCAAGTCGCCGAGAGAAACGGCGGTATTGGCCAACAAGTGAAAACCATCGCCCAGGCGCAGGTCCAGAACCAGGAAAAACTGGAAGCCAGCTTGCAAAAAATTCAAAGCCGAAGCGGTTTTGCCAAATTTTTTGTCGGACCGAATTACGACGAAATAAATAACGCTAAAAAAATTCTGGAACAAAACCGTGAACAAATTGAACAACTAAACCAAACCAAAAACCAGCTTGCCAATCAGGATGATGAACAAAATTTAACCCGGCAGATTCAAACTTTGGAACAAGCTAGTTTGGAAATTAAAAATTCTTTGGAAACGGCGCAAAAGGGTTTTAGCTTGCTTGGTTGGATGTTTAGATTATTTTCCAAATAACTATCTGCCTTAAATATGTAATAATCTGTTTCCGAAGATTTTGGACCAGTTTTATACAGTTAAAAAATACTAAAATTTTACATGTACTTCCTTGACCTCCTGGGCACTCTGGCTTTTGCCATTGGCGGAGCCTATAAAGCCAAATCAAGAAAATTAAATATTTTTGGGGTAATCTTTTTGGGCGCGATTACGGCCGTAGGCGGGGGCACAGTCAGAGATTTAATCATCGGCCGCACCCCTCTTTTCTATTTGAAAGACCCCTATTATCTCGCCCTCTGCCTAATCGCCGGTTTGGCGACCTATCTTCTGCCGGCTTTTTTCAAAAGAAGATATGCGATTTTTCGCTTTATTGATTCAATTGGTTTGGCGACTTTTATTATTATCGGAACCTCAATAAGCTATGGCCATCTTTTTTCCCCCCTAAATCTCCCCAGCATAATCTCCGCCTTGTCTTGTATATTTTTGGGCATGCTTACCGGCGTTGGCGGCGGCATCTTGAGAGACGCAACCATGGGCGACACGCCATTTGCCTTAAAAGAAGGTTCAAATTACGTTGCCAGCGCTTTCTGGGGAGCCGCTCTTTTTTATTTGCTGATGTTTATTAATAATCCCTTGGCCGTCTTTATTTCTATGGCCGCCACCTTGATTTTGAGGGAAATTATTTCTCCTTTCGGAATCTATAAAAAAAGAAAGGCGTTTTTCAAAAAACAGGTTAATTATTAAAATAAATATGAACCATTCCATAAAAAAAGGTTTTAGCTTCGGCCTCACTTCCGGCGTCATTACCACTCTCGGCCTGATTGTCGGCCTCCACTCTTCCACTGGATCCGCTCTGGCTGTTATCGGCGGCATTATCACGATTGCCGTTGCCGATGCCATGTCCGACGCGCTTGGCATCCATATTTCCGAAGAAGCCGAAGGCCAGCACACAAAAAAAGAAATTTGGGTAGCAACCATCATGACTTTTTTAACAAAATTCTTTTTCGCTTCTTTGTTTATAATCCCATTTTTATTTTTATACCTTGGATCCGCTGTTGTTGTCAGCATCATCTGGGGGTTATTCTTGATAACCGCCATGAGTTTTCTTATGGCCAAAGAACAAGAAAACGGCTGGTTGGGGGCGGTAGGAGAACATTTGCTTATAGCTTTAGCGGTTATTTCTATGACTCACTATGTCGGCGAATTGGTGAAAAATCTTATTTAAAACTTGGGAATTAAATTTTTTCAAAAGCGACTTAGTCCTTAAATTTTTCTAAAATAAAAAACGCTCCTCAACGAAGCGTTTTTTATATTTAATTTTTCTATTAACTTATTTTTCGTATTCAATTCTCTTTTTATTTCCCTTATAGCCGGTACCGGCCGGAATTAAGCAGCCGATAATAACGTTTTCCTTCAGGCCTTCCAGATAATCAATCTTGCCATTCACGGCCGCCTCAATCAGAACCCGCGGCGTTTCCTGAAAAGAAGCAGCGGACAAAAAGCTGTCAGTAGACAATGATGCTTTAGTTATGCCCAAAAGCAAACGTTCGGTCTTCGCCGGTTTTTTTATATTTTCGTCTGCCCGGCGCAAAACCTTCTCCTCCACCACTTCTCCGGAAAGAAGATTCGTGCCGCCCGCATCTTTTATCAAATAACGGGAAAACATCTGGCGAGCGATTATTTCCACGTGCTTATCATTTAATGGCTGGCCCTGGGAAGAATAAACATACTGAATTTCTTTTATAATATATTTCTGTGTGTCCAAACGGCCCCGCAACTTATAGAGTTGGTGCAGGTCAAGGCTGCCTTCTGTTAATTGGTCGCCCTTTTTGACCTCATCTCCGTCCTTTACCCAAATCATCGTCCCCTTAGGAATCATAAACTCCCTTATTTTATCCACTTCGGTAAAAATCTTTATGTATTTTTCCTCAATTTTTACTTTTCCGTCTCCCTTGGTTTTTATTTTCTTTCCTCCTGCCGAAAATAAATCGTCTCCTTTTTTTACTTCTTCCCCGTCTTTAACTAAAATTTTTGTCTCCGCCTTTTTGCTCCCGCTCTTGCTTTCCGCCTTGCTCTCCCCGCTTACTTCGGAAAAGTAATATTTTTCCGCTTCCGCGCCCTTATAGTTAATCTTTAAAACTTTAACCTGGGGATTGGCTACCAAAATTTCTTTGCCATTTTCGTCTTTAATGGCTTTTTGGGCGGCCTCTATTTTTACTTTTCCGGAAACATCAGCCATAATCGCTTTTCTTTTTGGCGGACGGGCTTCAAAAATTTCTTCCACCCTGGGCAAACCCTGGGTAATATCTTCATGCCCGGCCACGCCTCCCGTGTGGAATGTCCTCATGGTAAGCTGGGTGCCCGGTTCGCCGATTGACTGGGCGGCAATGATTCCGACTGAAGTGCCTAAAACGACCGGCTTATTATAGCCCAGGTCATAGCCGTAACATTTGGCGCAGACTCCCTTGGCCAGCCGACAAGACAAAGTTGACCTCAAGCAAATTTCCTCTATATTTTCCTTTTTTAATTTTTCCACTATTTCTTCGGATAATAATTCGCCGGCTTTGATTAAAATTTTTCCGGTTTTGCTTTTAATGTCTTTAGCGAGAAAACGGCCCACAATTCTTTTGAAAAAATCTTCTCCCATTGCTTCATCACTTTCTTTTTTCGTAATAACTATGCCTTCCGTATCGCCGCAATCTTCTTCGGTGATAATAACGTCCTGGGCGACATCAACCAAGCGCCTGGTCAAATAACCGGCGTTAGCGGTTCGCAGAGCCGTATCGGATAAGCCTTTGCGGACACCATGGGTGGAAATAAAATATTCCAAAACTCCAAAACCTTCTTTAAAATTGCCTTTTACCGGCAACTCAATAATATCGCCGGAGGGAGAAGTTACCAAACCTTTCATGCCGAGAATTTGGACTGGCTGGGCCCAAGAGCCGCGAGCGCCCGATTCAATCATAGAATATACCGGACCGTCGCTGGGCAAACCCTCTTTGCAGATACCGGCTATTTGTTCCTTGACGCCGGTCCACAATTCAATAATTTTGCTATAACGCTCGCTTTCGGTCAAAAGCCCTTCTTCAAATTGTTCTTGGATGATTTCCACCTGCCCGTTGGCTTTGGAAATTAATTCATCTTTTTTAGGCAAACTCGGCAAATCTCCCATCCCCCAGGAAAGGCCGCTTTTGGTGATAAATTCAAAACTTTTGTTTTTCAATCCGTCAATGGTTTTTACCGTCACCTCTTCTCCGTAAAGGCGCAAACAATCTTTTATCAAATTTTTTAATTCTCCTTTGCCCACAATTTTATTTATAAAACGCAATTTCTCGGGAAGGAGGCTGTTAAAAATTATTTTCCCGATTGTGGTCTTGGTTAATTTTTCATCTTTTCCAAGCCGCACTCTGATGGGCTCATCGAGAAGAATATGGTCAGTTTCATAGGCCAATTCCGCTTCTTCTTCGCTGGTAAAACTTTTTAGTTTTTCCTCCGGCTTATCCGAGGCTCTTTCCCCCGTCATATAATAAGCGCCCCAAACAATATCTTGGTTGGGAGTTACGACCGGATCTCCGGTTGCCGGTTTTAATAAATTATGGGAAGAAAGCATAATATTTTTAGCTTCAGACAAAGCCTCTTGCGTTAAAGGCACATGAACCGCCATTTGGTCTCCGTCAAAATCGGCGTTGAAAGCGCTGCAAACCAAAGGATGAATTTGAATGGCTTTTCCCTCTATCAAAACCGGCTTAAAAGCCTGAATGCCCAGACGGTGCAGGGTCGGAGCCCGATTTAGAAGGACGTAAGATTTCTTTACAATTTCTTCTAAAATATCCCAAACCTCGTCATAACCGGCTTCTATAAAACGGGAAGCGCTGCGGACATTATGGACAACTTCTTTTTTTATCAATTTGCTGATAATAAAGGGCTTGAATAATTCCAGGGCCATAATTTTGGGCAAACCGCACTGGTCTAAATTAAGCTTTGGATTTACGACAATAACGCTTCGGCCGGAGTAGTCAATTCTTTTGCCCAATAAATTCTGGCGGAAACGGCCTTGTTTTCCCTTTAAGGAATCGGCCAAAGATTTAAGCTGGCGTTTCTGCCCGGTGGAAGCCACCACGGTTTTGCTTCGGCGGGCGGAGTTATCAATTAAGGCGTCAACCGCTTCCTGCAACATTCTTTTTTCGTTGCGGCAGATAACTTCCGGCGCGTTCAGGCCGATTAGCTGTTTTAGCCGGTTGTTTCGGTTGATTACGCGGCGATATAAGTCGTTTAGGTCGGAAGCGGCAAAACGGCCGCCATCTAAAGCCACCATCGGCCGCAGGTCGGGCGGAATTACGGGAACGGTTGTTAGAATCATCCATTCCGGCCGAATATTATTAGCCGCCAAACTCTTCAATAGCTTCAAGCGCTTTATTATTTTATCTTTCTTTGAATCAATGGCAATCTTCAAACCCTCTTCCAATTCCTTTATATCCTTTTCCAAATCAATTCTTGCCAGTAATTTTCTAACTGCTTCGGCTCCGATGCCGGCTTCAAAAATATGGCCGTATTTTATGCTTAAATTCTGGTAAGTATCTTCTGAAATAATCAAAAGCGGCTTTAATTCCCTTAATTCTTTCTGGGCCTGGCTAAAAGCATTATCAAGCTTGGCTATCTTTTCTTCCTTGGCTGAAGCTATGGCGTCTATTTCCGAAGAAAGCTTTTCGTCAATTTCCTCCTCTTTGCGGCTTTCCTGCAATAATTTCCCTTTCTTATTCTTTATTTCTCCAACCTGCCGGTTAAAGTCATTTTCGATTGACTTCTTTTTCTGCTTGTACTCTGTTTTTATCTGCTCCAAAGTAGCCGCCTTTAAGCCCTCGTCCACATCTGTAATTATAAAACTCGCGAAATAAATAACTCTTTCCAGGGCCTGGATGCTTAAATTCAAGATTAGGCCGATCTTGGAAGAAATCCCCCGCAAAAACCAGATATGGGAACAAGGGGACTGCAAAGTAATATGGCCCATTCTTTCCCGCCGGACAATTGAACGAGTCACTTCCACGCCGCACTTATCGCAGATAATGCCCTTATAGCGTATTTTTTTATATTTACCGCAAGAACATTCCCAATCTTTGGCCGGCCCAAAAATTTTTTCGCAAAAAAGCCCGTCTTTTTCCGGTTTTTGCGTCCGGTAGTTTATTGTTTCCGGCCGGATAACCTCGCCGTGAGACCATGACAAAATAACTTCAGGCGAAGCCAATTTTAATTTTATAGCGTCAAAATCAGTTGTTCTTATAGGATTTAACATAATATTTAATAATTTCTAATTTCTAATTCACCTAATTCCTAATAAAATTCCAAATTCCAAAATGTCTAATTTCTAAATTAAAAACGTTTTTGACATTAAAAATTTTTGCCTTAGACATTTTATTAGAAATTAGAAATTAGGTGAATTAGGAATTCTACTTTCTGTATATATTCTTATCGCTTCTTTTCATGCCTCTCCCTAATATCACCCCCTGAATCAATGTCGCTCTCCGCCCTTTTCTCTCCACCCAACAAATCCACATCCAAACACAAACCTTTTAATTCCCTCACCAAAACATTGAAAGATTCCGGAACGTTAAGTTTATTTATGGTCTCGCCCTTTATAATAGCCTCGTAGGCCTTGCTCCGGCCAGGAACATCGTCTGATTTAATGGTTAAAATTTCTTGCAAAGTATGGGCGGCGCCATAGCCTTCCAATGCCCAAACTTCCATTTCTCCGAAACGCTGGCCGCCGAATTGGGCTTTTCCGCCCAAAGGTTGCTGGGTTATCAGGGAATAAGGACCGATAGAACGCTGATGGATCTTGTCCTCAACCATATGGTTAAGTTTCAACATATACATATAACCCACGGCGATTTTATGGTCGTAGGGCTCGCCGGTTTTGCCATCGTTCAAAATAATTTTTCCATCTTCGGGCAAACCGGCGCGATTTAATTCTTCTTTTATTTTGGCTTCGCCAATGCCGTTTAGGGCTGGAGTTACTATGCGATATCCAAGTTTTTTAGCGGCAAACCCAAGGT
This window harbors:
- the acs gene encoding acetate--CoA ligase, which produces MNPKKIDKRELVDVLNISQKLYRPSRQIIKNALVKDYKEISKKASANPLKFWEEAAKELEWFKPWKKIFVASGAPFFKWFVGGQTNLAYNALDRHIKTKIKNKTAILWEDETGRTRKYTYWQLYQEVNKLVNALRGAGIKKGDRIAVYMPNIPEIAIAMLACAKIGAVHSVVYAGYSAGALAERIKDARAKILFTADGSFRRGKAINLKDIAGEAVKSCRTIKKVIVVKNNRKKVKFNKRRDIWYHDFIKGQAPIAKAAKMEAEDPVFVLYTSGTTSKPKGVVHAHGGYMVGVLRTIKWVFDLHGQEIFWCTADPGWITGHSYIIYGPLLAGVTTLMYEGVPDMPKPDRIWKIVEKYRVNVLYTAPTLIRAMMKYGAKWPRQHKMPSLRILGSVGEPINPEAWEWYYKYVGKKRCPIMDTWWQTETGMNMITPLPSVPLKAGSVGKPFPGIIADVLDKNGRKVSVGKGGYLVIKNQWPSMIRTVFNDPKRYKKTYWSQIKGVYFTGDVAFRDKDGYFWVQGRIDDVLKIAGHRIGTAEVESAFASHRSVAEAGVIGVPDEVKGEVIKAFIILKQGIKQSDLLVQDLKQQVRKTLGPMAVIKDIAFVDKLPKTRSGKIMRRVLRAKELGLPLGDVSALV
- a CDS encoding trimeric intracellular cation channel family protein, which gives rise to MYFLDLLGTLAFAIGGAYKAKSRKLNIFGVIFLGAITAVGGGTVRDLIIGRTPLFYLKDPYYLALCLIAGLATYLLPAFFKRRYAIFRFIDSIGLATFIIIGTSISYGHLFSPLNLPSIISALSCIFLGMLTGVGGGILRDATMGDTPFALKEGSNYVASAFWGAALFYLLMFINNPLAVFISMAATLILREIISPFGIYKKRKAFFKKQVNY
- the rpoC gene encoding DNA-directed RNA polymerase subunit beta', producing the protein MLNPIRTTDFDAIKLKLASPEVILSWSHGEVIRPETINYRTQKPEKDGLFCEKIFGPAKDWECSCGKYKKIRYKGIICDKCGVEVTRSIVRRERMGHITLQSPCSHIWFLRGISSKIGLILNLSIQALERVIYFASFIITDVDEGLKAATLEQIKTEYKQKKKSIENDFNRQVGEIKNKKGKLLQESRKEEEIDEKLSSEIDAIASAKEEKIAKLDNAFSQAQKELRELKPLLIISEDTYQNLSIKYGHIFEAGIGAEAVRKLLARIDLEKDIKELEEGLKIAIDSKKDKIIKRLKLLKSLAANNIRPEWMILTTVPVIPPDLRPMVALDGGRFAASDLNDLYRRVINRNNRLKQLIGLNAPEVICRNEKRMLQEAVDALIDNSARRSKTVVASTGQKRQLKSLADSLKGKQGRFRQNLLGKRIDYSGRSVIVVNPKLNLDQCGLPKIMALELFKPFIISKLIKKEVVHNVRSASRFIEAGYDEVWDILEEIVKKSYVLLNRAPTLHRLGIQAFKPVLIEGKAIQIHPLVCSAFNADFDGDQMAVHVPLTQEALSEAKNIMLSSHNLLKPATGDPVVTPNQDIVWGAYYMTGERASDKPEEKLKSFTSEEEAELAYETDHILLDEPIRVRLGKDEKLTKTTIGKIIFNSLLPEKLRFINKIVGKGELKNLIKDCLRLYGEEVTVKTIDGLKNKSFEFITKSGLSWGMGDLPSLPKKDELISKANGQVEIIQEQFEEGLLTESERYSKIIELWTGVKEQIAGICKEGLPSDGPVYSMIESGARGSWAQPVQILGMKGLVTSPSGDIIELPVKGNFKEGFGVLEYFISTHGVRKGLSDTALRTANAGYLTRRLVDVAQDVIITEEDCGDTEGIVITKKESDEAMGEDFFKRIVGRFLAKDIKSKTGKILIKAGELLSEEIVEKLKKENIEEICLRSTLSCRLAKGVCAKCYGYDLGYNKPVVLGTSVGIIAAQSIGEPGTQLTMRTFHTGGVAGHEDITQGLPRVEEIFEARPPKRKAIMADVSGKVKIEAAQKAIKDENGKEILVANPQVKVLKINYKGAEAEKYYFSEVSGESKAESKSGSKKAETKILVKDGEEVKKGDDLFSAGGKKIKTKGDGKVKIEEKYIKIFTEVDKIREFMIPKGTMIWVKDGDEVKKGDQLTEGSLDLHQLYKLRGRLDTQKYIIKEIQYVYSSQGQPLNDKHVEIIARQMFSRYLIKDAGGTNLLSGEVVEEKVLRRADENIKKPAKTERLLLGITKASLSTDSFLSAASFQETPRVLIEAAVNGKIDYLEGLKENVIIGCLIPAGTGYKGNKKRIEYEK